Proteins encoded within one genomic window of Cytophagales bacterium:
- a CDS encoding multicopper oxidase family protein, whose protein sequence is MKKTTLYYGILALIVLGCQPEKQEELPETQDRPDKTQVLNAIREIKPLFQKRQLLKSTQSNSDVTQGDLIFQPFQNPPEDTTINGRLETELNLRFATNQMYNTVQESNVDIYHRSYNDQLVGRTWRIKPGDFLSVDVNNQLANDVCDSDPLNPNPHTGHDINVIDTARFNTTNLHVHGFHVSPSDHADNVFVEIEPGCEFQNRYDIPTDHAPGTFWYHGHVHGSTAIQVSSGMAGAIIIEGGLDNVPEISAMEEKIFVLQQMPYLYDSAAGRYHIPWNNTTFGPNAWSNNYEAQGWRTTINGQSIPVIDMAPEEVQRWRFVHAGVRETINLELFDQDGNTSELLSQDLHTIAEDGIAYGYINEVQSMELEPGYRVDMMVKAPNKLSDTLYLMDTGTEVLGSLDESPSTEDPKLLAMIVLTDKSGTVAKEMPSSESLASLAPYPSLVDVAPTAALENMEFYIDTDVNPIQFQIDRQAFEPSNIRYLTLNKVQDWDLTSGLANHPFHIHINHFQILEKSVCLDWNSDNNTCNEWGSPTKFDQPIWKDTYFVKAREKTRIRTVYKDFTGKFVIHCHILDHEDQGMMQSVEILEEGQEVSQVNFPEITICDENAQLAALEP, encoded by the coding sequence ATGAAGAAAACTACTCTTTATTACGGCATTCTGGCACTTATCGTCCTGGGATGTCAGCCAGAGAAACAAGAAGAATTACCAGAAACTCAGGATCGCCCAGATAAGACTCAGGTCCTCAATGCAATCCGTGAAATAAAGCCACTTTTTCAAAAAAGGCAGCTGTTAAAGTCCACTCAGTCCAATTCAGATGTAACTCAGGGAGATTTGATTTTCCAGCCATTTCAAAATCCTCCAGAGGATACGACTATTAATGGCCGCTTAGAAACTGAGCTGAACCTGAGGTTTGCTACCAATCAAATGTACAATACCGTGCAGGAAAGCAATGTTGATATCTATCATCGATCCTATAATGATCAATTGGTCGGGAGGACCTGGCGCATCAAACCAGGCGATTTTCTTTCGGTAGATGTGAACAACCAGCTGGCGAATGATGTTTGTGATAGCGATCCGTTAAATCCGAACCCTCATACAGGCCATGATATCAATGTTATTGACACGGCGAGATTTAATACGACGAACTTGCATGTTCATGGTTTTCATGTTTCGCCCTCTGATCACGCTGATAATGTCTTTGTGGAAATAGAACCTGGGTGTGAATTCCAAAATCGATATGACATACCTACGGACCATGCACCTGGGACATTTTGGTATCATGGTCATGTCCATGGATCCACGGCGATTCAGGTATCTTCAGGGATGGCGGGTGCTATCATCATCGAAGGTGGATTGGATAATGTACCGGAGATCAGCGCCATGGAGGAAAAAATCTTCGTACTTCAGCAGATGCCTTATCTCTATGATAGCGCCGCGGGTCGTTATCACATTCCATGGAACAACACCACCTTTGGACCCAATGCCTGGAGCAATAATTATGAAGCGCAGGGATGGAGAACGACTATAAATGGTCAGAGTATTCCAGTAATCGACATGGCACCTGAAGAGGTACAACGATGGCGATTCGTGCATGCGGGAGTTCGTGAGACCATCAATCTGGAACTGTTTGATCAGGATGGAAACACCTCGGAATTGCTTTCACAAGACCTTCATACCATTGCTGAAGATGGTATCGCTTATGGGTACATCAATGAGGTTCAGAGCATGGAGCTAGAGCCAGGCTATCGGGTAGACATGATGGTCAAGGCCCCCAATAAACTGAGCGATACGCTTTATCTGATGGATACGGGGACAGAAGTATTGGGTAGTCTCGATGAATCACCCAGTACGGAAGATCCAAAGTTACTGGCAATGATTGTTCTTACAGATAAAAGTGGAACGGTGGCCAAAGAAATGCCTTCCTCTGAGTCTTTAGCAAGTCTGGCCCCTTATCCATCCCTGGTGGATGTAGCGCCTACAGCGGCATTGGAAAACATGGAGTTTTATATTGACACAGATGTCAATCCAATACAGTTTCAAATCGATAGACAGGCTTTCGAACCGTCAAATATTAGGTATCTAACATTGAATAAGGTGCAAGATTGGGACTTGACCTCTGGTTTAGCCAATCACCCGTTCCATATCCATATCAATCACTTTCAAATTCTGGAGAAATCTGTTTGTCTTGATTGGAACTCTGACAACAATACTTGTAATGAATGGGGCTCCCCGACCAAGTTTGATCAACCGATTTGGAAGGACACCTATTTTGTGAAAGCTAGAGAAAAGACCAGGATACGAACCGTCTACAAAGACTTCACCGGTAAGTTTGTGATTCACTGCCATATACTCGATCATGAGGATCAGGGAATGATGCAGTCAGTGGAAATTTTAGAGGAGGGCCAGGAGGTGAGCCAGGTGAATTTTCCGGAGATCACCATTTGTGATGAAAACGCGCAGTTAGCTGCGTTAGAACCATAA
- a CDS encoding tyrosinase family protein, whose protein sequence is MKVLNSRCGVIFVTRTTLWLCLCLFTSFYLDAQQVTRKNIDDLSPTELGAYEHAIQLIRDRSASNPYLLDGYAWQAWVHNVNRVSVPVNNELKQGDQDPTSFYQIAAAQQYADGTYGYPGMCEHGKDIFFVWHRAQFYYFEKILQNTDPEGTIVDSRGNKYATKNIGIPYWNFTRAPSGNKFPKVFENQSSVLYHEPRNNQINPRDTTFTSPHLLANIVREANWNVFGGYPNATEGGYGRFEAEVHNPMHVPYVGGSMANPATAAYDPIFYSFHAYVDYIFEAWIEEHGTEGMTSLRYFLRAQQPTEFNLPDYDPGAGDRPNMGRAELYLDIQKLGYNYSDNPADRILDQNQTNEYLTGSGDKTLVFGKSKISPYYKMYTGGVSWRPEAQGTVTNQPITVRAANRDNPFVFVYEEKDPSSSYRIDLYIHGQKVKANIASEKFQKKYFVKSGVAWLSSDHSSHARKSHKFNLDLTEVVDDLNSRYPGETCTLTIVYNKL, encoded by the coding sequence ATGAAAGTCCTAAACAGTAGATGTGGCGTAATCTTCGTCACAAGAACAACCTTATGGCTGTGTCTGTGCCTTTTCACTTCCTTCTATCTTGATGCCCAGCAAGTCACTCGCAAGAATATTGACGATTTGTCACCTACTGAATTGGGTGCATATGAGCATGCCATTCAATTAATCCGTGATCGAAGTGCATCTAACCCTTATTTGCTAGACGGATATGCATGGCAAGCGTGGGTTCATAACGTGAATAGGGTTTCTGTTCCTGTTAATAATGAGCTGAAGCAAGGAGATCAGGATCCCACCAGTTTCTATCAAATTGCAGCTGCTCAACAATATGCTGATGGAACCTATGGCTATCCTGGAATGTGCGAACACGGGAAGGATATATTTTTTGTCTGGCACCGCGCTCAGTTTTACTACTTTGAAAAAATTCTTCAGAATACGGATCCGGAGGGAACTATAGTTGATAGCAGAGGAAATAAATATGCTACGAAGAACATAGGTATTCCTTATTGGAATTTTACGCGAGCCCCTAGTGGGAATAAGTTTCCCAAGGTATTTGAAAATCAAAGTTCTGTCCTTTATCACGAGCCCAGAAACAATCAGATTAACCCTCGAGATACCACGTTCACATCGCCGCATCTGCTGGCGAATATCGTAAGAGAAGCCAATTGGAATGTTTTTGGCGGATATCCCAATGCTACTGAAGGAGGCTATGGAAGGTTCGAAGCAGAAGTCCATAACCCTATGCATGTTCCCTATGTAGGTGGTAGTATGGCCAATCCAGCTACAGCAGCATATGATCCAATATTCTATTCATTTCATGCCTATGTTGACTACATTTTTGAGGCATGGATTGAAGAACATGGTACAGAAGGAATGACTTCATTGAGGTATTTTCTTAGGGCTCAACAACCAACTGAATTTAACTTGCCAGATTATGATCCAGGTGCTGGTGACCGTCCGAATATGGGTAGAGCAGAGCTGTATTTGGATATACAAAAATTGGGATATAACTACAGCGATAATCCTGCGGACCGCATTCTCGATCAAAACCAGACGAATGAATACCTTACTGGAAGCGGAGATAAAACACTGGTTTTTGGGAAGAGTAAAATAAGTCCCTACTACAAGATGTATACCGGAGGTGTTTCCTGGAGACCAGAGGCCCAGGGAACGGTGACGAATCAACCCATTACCGTTCGGGCCGCAAATAGAGACAATCCGTTCGTCTTTGTTTACGAAGAGAAGGATCCTAGTTCTTCATACCGCATTGATTTATATATCCACGGACAGAAGGTGAAGGCAAACATAGCGTCGGAGAAATTTCAGAAAAAGTATTTTGTAAAATCCGGAGTTGCATGGCTTAGTAGTGACCATAGCAGTCACGCAAGAAAAAGCCATAAGTTCAATCTTGATTTGACGGAAGTTGTTGATGATCTCAATAGTAGATATCCAGGAGAAACTTGCACCCTAACTATTGTTTACAATAAATTATAA
- a CDS encoding YeeE/YedE thiosulfate transporter family protein, which yields MNIIEFISQPWPWYVAGPMIGVVMFSLLFFGKSFGISSNLRTLCSILGAGKSCEFFDFNWKAQTWNLVFAAGMLLGGAIANHFLTSETGVQLSEGTLQDLNALGIESPTDSLVPASLFSWESLLSLRGVIMLVFGGFLIGFGTRYAGGCTSGHAISGLSNLQLPSLIAVIGFFIGGLFVTYFILPFLLTL from the coding sequence ATGAATATAATTGAGTTCATCAGCCAGCCATGGCCGTGGTATGTGGCTGGTCCCATGATCGGAGTGGTCATGTTTTCGTTGCTGTTCTTCGGCAAAAGTTTTGGTATTTCTTCCAACCTTCGAACGCTGTGTTCCATCCTGGGAGCAGGCAAGAGTTGCGAGTTTTTTGATTTCAATTGGAAAGCTCAAACCTGGAACCTGGTGTTTGCTGCCGGAATGCTCCTCGGAGGTGCGATAGCAAACCACTTTCTTACTTCGGAAACAGGTGTTCAACTATCGGAAGGCACCCTCCAGGACTTGAACGCCCTGGGCATTGAAAGCCCGACGGATTCGCTGGTACCTGCCTCACTATTTTCATGGGAGTCGCTACTTTCTTTGAGAGGAGTGATCATGCTGGTTTTTGGAGGTTTTCTCATCGGGTTTGGCACCCGATACGCGGGCGGTTGTACTTCCGGACACGCCATCAGTGGATTGAGTAATCTGCAGCTTCCTTCACTGATTGCGGTTATTGGCTTCTTTATTGGAGGCCTGTTCGTGACTTACTTCATTCTCCCCTTCTTACTAACCCTCTGA
- a CDS encoding DUF6691 family protein, whose product MKFLKYLFIGILFGIILTKAEIISWYRIYEMFRFQSFHMYGVIGSAVVVGIVITQVIKRFRIKSIDGDVIDIPPKQAGVTRYLVGGTLFGFGWAMTGACPGPLFILLGNGIGVIAVVILSAMLGTYVYGLLRTKLPH is encoded by the coding sequence ATGAAATTCCTAAAATACTTATTCATCGGCATCCTTTTCGGCATCATCCTGACCAAGGCAGAAATTATCTCCTGGTACCGCATATATGAAATGTTTCGCTTCCAATCTTTTCATATGTATGGTGTGATCGGATCGGCAGTGGTCGTAGGGATCGTTATTACTCAAGTGATCAAGCGCTTCCGAATCAAATCCATCGACGGAGATGTAATCGACATCCCTCCCAAGCAAGCTGGAGTTACGCGTTATTTGGTTGGTGGAACTTTGTTCGGATTTGGCTGGGCCATGACGGGCGCATGTCCAGGTCCGCTTTTCATCTTACTGGGAAATGGCATTGGAGTCATTGCTGTGGTTATCCTATCTGCGATGCTCGGCACGTATGTGTATGGGTTGTTGAGAACAAAGCTACCCCATTAG
- a CDS encoding ATP-binding cassette domain-containing protein — protein sequence MLAFYQFEKSYQGRTILNIPDQQLSPGLYHLKGQNGAGKTTLIKSIAGLIPFKGSIKLMDVPNDLKHQQAYRKLVSFAPAEPVYPGFMKGIDLIRIHQELRNTTPEKDQELIQKLGVDRFQDQHILGYSSGMLKKLSLILAFIGSPKLIILDEPMNALDTEAVQLLEPFIAQYQLAGSSFLITSHQDFHWVQHPYATLSIQNAQLAVA from the coding sequence ATGCTCGCTTTCTATCAATTTGAAAAGTCCTATCAGGGACGTACGATCCTTAACATACCTGATCAACAATTGTCACCTGGATTGTATCACCTGAAAGGGCAAAATGGCGCTGGAAAAACGACCCTGATCAAAAGCATCGCCGGACTCATCCCGTTCAAGGGAAGTATCAAATTGATGGATGTTCCGAACGACCTGAAACACCAGCAGGCTTATCGCAAGCTGGTAAGCTTCGCTCCGGCAGAGCCAGTCTACCCAGGTTTCATGAAAGGTATCGACCTAATCCGGATACATCAGGAACTCAGAAATACAACCCCTGAGAAAGATCAGGAATTAATTCAAAAGTTAGGGGTTGATCGATTTCAAGACCAGCACATTCTTGGTTACTCCAGCGGGATGTTAAAAAAGCTCTCTCTGATACTTGCATTCATCGGAAGCCCAAAACTGATCATCCTCGATGAACCCATGAATGCCCTTGATACAGAAGCTGTTCAATTGCTCGAACCTTTCATTGCACAATACCAACTTGCTGGCTCTTCTTTCTTAATTACTTCTCATCAGGACTTTCACTGGGTCCAGCATCCATACGCCACACTTTCCATCCAAAACGCTCAATTGGCTGTGGCATGA
- a CDS encoding multicopper oxidase domain-containing protein, translated as MKFTRLTYGSVFFCLTLLFIRCAKEPAPDDGTTFAPKFTSYAISDFTVADPTIVMPTGSSNFEKIEWAKKPASIYDESLHGHKINADSTFELVIETTKPGRVQVAFFNDISSADVTLDVRVSDKSGAVVDTMQLTIDDKYGPFKTGYVQLNVAYSCKLYFKARSTFYLKEIRKIPQNVVAKGNHLQTTIYSQFARTDQVTGAKSDSIWTRAYGLAEGIDMISGPILRFSPGDLVEVGIINKLDKETSPVLQQFEKLHGDRLLEDEELAEAPLHGEINVPHNLDNTNLHVHGLHVDPSKDDVTIVIVPEGDTTTYDAPDTDAPVTSAEDLNKYSVADQGIKRGKWNYQYKIPEDHLPGTHWFHPHKHGATAAQVENGMAGTIIIEENNTNSLVPYPENPADIPAYETWKLNHERVFSIQEISNYGFNLGEGNRKGDTTIVGKTTLDLTVNGESNPNISFEAGQLERWRLVNAGTNHRAFAHIWLGRYDSLDNSWISTPIHLVAVDGITLAEPIEITAEQPALLAPGNRSDFLVQLPKPGTYVLFKNYNIKNLYIKDKHGIPIFNSETPDKPRFWPYIASNKHNPYLFAPNTDTSTINYLGYLHRWKGAKNKAWDYQFNVVPNMKAEVVDDYFLDITFPTVPSDIVGTAGDWKPAAFGVAVPAGRLVTAEVTEVKTPRYVPKMPTRATLKGIAPTNWDKPPSYVSNIDRKKDVLQSRPVVFDVSGLGIGIQKVTNEHTAKAHSNQFTLNGRFFELNDPIGNPVAPGLVAKSYSSPRELLDNEHGIHDSQSLADSGYSFTFNKTAGTLYPSENYMPGGLTTEKNWYFVNPSYYKTIEFNGSTGEFSFSDVVNPSSPTWEKVTGLKDDATAIVNQKASNKNYQVLDLKKVDPGLPRAQSAEEWLLINNSDVSHPFHIHINPFFVVEVGQLAYMSKDNGKKFDWYMKSVMAEGEETKRKSWADAKPGDIFQSSMQVPGIVGNWWDTIVIPAHGFVRVRYWFNVPEQQGDTYPNITVNDNQDRVGIWVYHCHILRHEDRGMMMPVITKKLKE; from the coding sequence ATGAAATTTACCAGACTAACTTATGGATCAGTCTTTTTTTGCCTGACGCTGTTGTTCATACGGTGTGCTAAAGAGCCTGCTCCCGACGATGGTACTACGTTCGCTCCAAAGTTTACGTCATATGCCATTTCGGATTTCACTGTGGCTGACCCTACAATCGTTATGCCAACAGGTTCTTCGAACTTTGAGAAGATTGAATGGGCCAAAAAACCAGCTTCTATTTATGATGAGTCACTTCATGGGCATAAGATCAATGCGGATTCCACGTTTGAACTTGTGATAGAGACGACCAAGCCTGGTCGTGTACAAGTGGCATTCTTTAATGATATCAGCTCAGCAGATGTCACGTTGGATGTTCGAGTTTCAGATAAGTCCGGAGCGGTGGTCGATACGATGCAATTGACGATCGACGATAAATATGGACCCTTTAAAACAGGATATGTACAATTAAACGTCGCCTACTCCTGCAAACTTTATTTCAAAGCACGAAGCACTTTCTATTTGAAGGAGATCAGAAAGATCCCTCAAAATGTTGTGGCAAAAGGGAATCACCTGCAAACCACCATCTATTCTCAGTTTGCTCGAACCGATCAGGTAACAGGAGCTAAAAGTGACTCCATCTGGACGCGTGCCTATGGATTGGCTGAGGGTATTGATATGATTTCCGGACCCATTTTAAGGTTCAGTCCTGGTGATTTGGTGGAAGTAGGGATCATCAACAAACTGGATAAAGAAACAAGTCCTGTTTTACAGCAGTTCGAAAAATTACATGGTGATCGTTTGCTAGAGGATGAGGAGCTGGCAGAGGCCCCATTGCACGGTGAGATCAATGTTCCGCATAATTTGGATAATACCAATCTCCATGTTCATGGATTACATGTGGACCCTTCAAAAGACGATGTTACCATTGTAATTGTACCTGAAGGGGATACAACGACCTACGACGCGCCTGATACGGATGCTCCGGTGACAAGTGCAGAAGATTTGAATAAATATTCTGTAGCTGATCAGGGGATTAAGCGGGGCAAATGGAATTATCAATACAAGATACCAGAAGACCACTTGCCAGGAACTCATTGGTTTCACCCTCATAAGCATGGAGCAACGGCTGCACAGGTTGAAAATGGCATGGCTGGGACCATCATCATCGAAGAGAATAATACTAATTCGTTAGTTCCATATCCAGAGAATCCAGCAGATATACCTGCTTATGAAACCTGGAAATTGAATCATGAACGTGTCTTCTCAATTCAGGAGATCTCCAATTATGGATTTAATTTAGGTGAAGGCAATAGAAAAGGAGATACCACCATTGTTGGTAAGACAACCTTGGATTTGACAGTTAATGGAGAGTCTAATCCCAACATCTCTTTTGAAGCAGGTCAGCTAGAGCGGTGGCGACTGGTCAATGCAGGAACAAACCACCGTGCATTCGCTCATATCTGGTTAGGTCGCTATGATTCATTGGATAATTCCTGGATATCCACGCCAATTCACCTGGTTGCCGTAGACGGTATCACACTGGCTGAACCCATTGAAATAACTGCCGAACAGCCCGCATTGCTTGCTCCGGGAAATCGTTCTGATTTCCTGGTCCAATTACCAAAACCCGGTACATATGTGTTGTTCAAAAATTACAATATCAAAAATTTGTATATCAAGGATAAGCATGGTATACCGATCTTTAACTCGGAGACGCCTGATAAGCCTCGCTTCTGGCCATACATTGCCAGCAATAAGCATAATCCTTATTTGTTCGCACCCAATACCGATACCTCAACCATCAATTATTTGGGATATCTACATCGATGGAAAGGTGCGAAAAATAAGGCATGGGATTATCAGTTTAATGTGGTGCCCAATATGAAAGCCGAAGTGGTTGACGACTACTTTTTAGACATTACTTTTCCTACCGTTCCTTCGGATATTGTTGGCACTGCTGGTGATTGGAAACCGGCAGCATTCGGAGTAGCTGTCCCAGCAGGAAGGTTGGTGACTGCTGAGGTTACAGAAGTGAAAACGCCTCGATATGTGCCAAAAATGCCAACCAGAGCGACGCTGAAAGGAATTGCGCCAACGAACTGGGATAAACCACCTTCCTATGTGAGCAACATTGATCGGAAGAAGGATGTTCTCCAATCCAGGCCTGTTGTCTTTGATGTCTCAGGTTTAGGGATTGGAATACAAAAAGTCACCAATGAGCATACTGCCAAGGCGCATTCCAATCAATTTACTTTGAATGGTCGTTTTTTCGAACTCAATGACCCCATTGGAAATCCTGTAGCGCCGGGCCTGGTAGCAAAAAGTTACAGCTCACCTAGGGAACTTTTAGACAATGAGCATGGCATACACGATTCACAGTCACTCGCGGATAGTGGATATTCTTTCACGTTCAATAAAACTGCAGGAACACTTTATCCAAGTGAGAACTACATGCCAGGAGGTCTTACTACGGAGAAGAACTGGTATTTTGTTAATCCTAGTTATTATAAAACCATCGAATTTAATGGAAGTACAGGTGAATTTTCTTTCAGTGATGTCGTAAATCCAAGCAGCCCGACCTGGGAAAAGGTCACTGGATTAAAGGACGATGCTACTGCGATTGTTAATCAAAAGGCGAGTAATAAAAATTATCAGGTGCTTGATCTTAAGAAGGTTGATCCGGGATTACCTCGGGCCCAATCAGCGGAGGAGTGGTTGTTGATCAATAACTCCGATGTAAGTCACCCTTTTCATATCCATATCAATCCATTTTTTGTGGTGGAAGTCGGCCAACTGGCTTACATGAGTAAGGACAATGGCAAGAAATTCGACTGGTACATGAAGTCGGTCATGGCTGAAGGTGAAGAGACGAAACGGAAGTCCTGGGCTGACGCCAAGCCGGGTGATATATTCCAAAGTTCCATGCAAGTACCAGGAATTGTGGGCAATTGGTGGGATACGATTGTGATTCCCGCGCATGGATTTGTTCGGGTACGGTATTGGTTCAATGTGCCCGAACAGCAAGGTGATACATATCCGAATATCACAGTGAATGACAATCAAGATCGGGTAGGCATCTGGGTTTACCATTGTCATATCTTGCGACACGAAGATCGAGGAATGATGATGCCTGTGATTACGAAAAAGTTGAAAGAGTAA
- a CDS encoding DUF2892 domain-containing protein, translated as MKKNMSKTDGIIRLIVAAAIIALWYFGVVGGVLLTVLSIVAVIFIITGFINFCPLYAALRIRTRKA; from the coding sequence ATGAAAAAGAATATGAGTAAAACGGATGGCATCATTCGACTGATCGTTGCGGCGGCCATCATCGCTTTGTGGTACTTCGGTGTAGTAGGAGGTGTTTTGCTTACTGTCCTCTCTATTGTGGCAGTAATCTTTATCATAACTGGTTTTATTAATTTTTGCCCTTTGTATGCTGCATTAAGGATACGGACTCGAAAGGCTTAG
- a CDS encoding DsrE family protein, with the protein MKFLYPLLLLFPVLCSAQNYQYPSVQGYGAVVNYEGVSLPSNGAKIVIDMTTANPTEQGHSQSMDRVARLINLYGLGGVTPEQLEIVVVVHSAAYKTILSNEAYRKRFRADNPDLDALNTLTEAGVQFMVCGQSINARQVALDEINPNVKLAISAITTLVEHQQKGFALL; encoded by the coding sequence ATGAAATTTCTCTATCCGCTTCTATTGCTCTTTCCTGTATTATGCTCCGCTCAGAACTATCAATATCCATCAGTTCAGGGTTATGGAGCAGTGGTCAACTATGAAGGAGTATCCTTACCCTCCAATGGAGCTAAAATTGTGATCGATATGACCACCGCTAACCCAACCGAACAAGGCCATAGCCAATCCATGGATCGAGTAGCCCGACTGATCAACCTGTATGGACTAGGAGGTGTTACACCCGAACAATTAGAAATTGTGGTGGTGGTGCATAGTGCGGCTTACAAAACGATCTTAAGTAATGAAGCTTACCGCAAGAGGTTTCGTGCAGACAACCCCGATCTGGATGCATTGAATACACTCACTGAAGCGGGAGTACAATTCATGGTTTGCGGTCAATCCATCAATGCTCGCCAGGTAGCTCTGGATGAGATCAATCCGAACGTCAAGCTGGCTATTTCGGCAATCACTACTTTAGTGGAGCATCAGCAAAAAGGATTTGCTTTACTATAA
- a CDS encoding Crp/Fnr family transcriptional regulator translates to MDIKDILSLQLPFFRESPLKEELATKAQVVNVPAGTEILREGSYVKTVPILLQGLAKVVKHESAGKELLLYYIYPLESCIVSINCGLNDIKSRVKAIAEEDSTAILIPSTVLQEWQRKYPSFAGFILDLYQKRFDDLLDAYNALAFQSLDERLLQYLHEKTKALGSGKIKATHQELGDELGTARETISRMLKKLEMEGTVKLHRGWIEVNN, encoded by the coding sequence ATGGATATAAAAGACATCCTTTCTTTACAGCTGCCCTTTTTCAGAGAATCACCCTTGAAAGAAGAGTTGGCTACAAAAGCACAAGTGGTGAATGTACCTGCAGGAACCGAAATATTAAGAGAGGGCAGTTATGTGAAGACTGTGCCCATATTGCTGCAAGGTTTGGCCAAGGTTGTCAAACATGAATCTGCAGGGAAGGAACTTTTGCTTTATTATATCTATCCTTTGGAGAGTTGTATTGTTTCTATCAATTGTGGATTGAACGATATAAAAAGCCGGGTAAAGGCCATTGCGGAAGAGGATTCTACGGCCATCTTGATCCCATCGACCGTATTGCAAGAATGGCAACGAAAGTATCCATCCTTTGCTGGTTTTATTCTTGATCTGTATCAAAAGCGATTCGATGATTTGCTTGATGCTTACAATGCCCTGGCATTTCAGAGCCTGGATGAACGTCTGTTGCAATACTTGCATGAAAAGACCAAAGCCCTCGGGTCAGGGAAAATCAAAGCGACCCATCAAGAACTGGGGGATGAGCTGGGGACGGCCAGAGAGACGATATCCCGGATGCTTAAAAAGCTTGAAATGGAGGGCACTGTGAAATTGCATCGGGGCTGGATAGAAGTGAACAATTAG
- a CDS encoding Crp/Fnr family transcriptional regulator, with translation MSDLVTHFLEAQDFDPQLVEEIKTIGRLKKATAGKVIMSPDHPGTEVPMVLNGLLKVVRQEPNGKEVFLYYLEGGETCAMSITCCLEGKMAAIKLVAEEDSTLWMIPMTYMDIWVVKYQSFRKFVFSSYQARFDELLYTIDNVVFHKMDERLYRYLLDTKQATGSFEIRKTHEQIAKELNTSRVVISRLLKQLEREEKIEQHRNLIEIL, from the coding sequence ATGTCCGATCTGGTAACTCATTTTTTGGAAGCTCAGGATTTTGATCCGCAATTGGTAGAGGAGATCAAAACGATAGGAAGGCTGAAAAAAGCTACTGCCGGAAAAGTGATCATGAGTCCAGATCATCCAGGCACCGAAGTTCCGATGGTACTTAATGGTTTACTTAAGGTCGTTCGTCAAGAACCCAATGGCAAAGAAGTATTCCTGTATTACCTGGAAGGTGGAGAAACCTGTGCCATGTCGATCACATGTTGCCTGGAAGGGAAAATGGCCGCCATCAAATTAGTAGCGGAAGAAGATTCCACCTTATGGATGATCCCCATGACCTACATGGACATATGGGTGGTAAAATATCAATCCTTCCGAAAATTTGTATTCTCCTCTTATCAGGCCCGTTTTGATGAATTGCTTTACACCATTGACAATGTCGTGTTCCACAAAATGGACGAGCGGTTATATCGGTATCTATTGGACACCAAGCAAGCGACCGGTTCTTTTGAGATCCGAAAAACGCACGAACAGATCGCGAAAGAACTCAACACATCCAGAGTAGTGATTTCCCGACTGTTGAAGCAACTGGAACGTGAAGAAAAGATCGAGCAACATCGTAATTTGATTGAGATTTTGTGA